From the genome of Cellvibrio japonicus Ueda107, one region includes:
- the fghA gene encoding S-formylglutathione hydrolase: MSADSALTLVSATRTFDGWLKRYKHRSQVLNCDMVFAIYLPPQADTAAVPVLWWLSGLTCTDENFSQKAGAHRVAAELGIALVCPDTSPRGLELPGEHDSYDFGSGAGFYVNATQAPWNRHYRMYDYVNEELPQLVREHFPVNGREAISGHSMGGHGALVLALRNPGRFTSVSAFAPIVAPSQCPWGEKALAGYLGSDRESWKAYDACELIAQGDSKQALFIDQGDADNFLQEQLKPELLEQACWKHKHPLVLRRQPGYDHSYFFIASFIEEHLRYHAGYLFETHR, from the coding sequence ATGAGTGCAGATTCCGCATTGACCCTAGTGTCTGCAACACGCACCTTTGATGGTTGGTTGAAGCGATACAAACACCGATCGCAGGTACTCAACTGCGATATGGTTTTTGCCATCTACCTGCCGCCCCAGGCTGATACAGCCGCGGTGCCGGTGCTCTGGTGGCTCTCCGGCCTGACCTGTACCGACGAAAACTTTTCGCAAAAAGCGGGGGCCCATCGCGTTGCGGCAGAGTTGGGCATTGCGCTGGTGTGCCCGGATACCAGCCCGCGCGGTCTGGAACTGCCGGGTGAACACGACAGCTATGACTTTGGCAGTGGCGCCGGTTTTTATGTCAATGCAACCCAGGCTCCCTGGAACCGGCATTACCGCATGTACGACTACGTCAATGAGGAATTGCCGCAACTGGTGCGCGAACATTTTCCGGTCAATGGCCGCGAAGCCATCAGCGGCCATTCCATGGGGGGACACGGTGCATTGGTATTGGCACTGCGAAATCCAGGGCGTTTTACTTCGGTGTCTGCGTTTGCCCCCATAGTGGCGCCCAGCCAGTGTCCCTGGGGCGAGAAAGCGCTGGCGGGTTATTTAGGTAGTGACCGCGAAAGTTGGAAAGCCTATGACGCCTGTGAGCTCATTGCCCAGGGCGACAGTAAGCAGGCGCTATTTATCGACCAGGGCGACGCTGATAATTTTTTGCAGGAACAATTAAAACCCGAGCTGCTGGAGCAGGCCTGTTGGAAACACAAACACCCGCTGGTATTGCGTCGTCAACCGGGCTATGACCACAGCTATTTTTTCATCGCCAGTTTTATCGAGGAACACCTGCGCTATCACGCCGGTTATTTGTTTGAAACGCACCGCTGA
- a CDS encoding cellulase family glycosylhydrolase: MSLFTPLSETNVRSHTNTSSVFCRRIKTLVAGLTALGLMLAAVSASAGFYVSGKQLREGNGNNFIMRGVNLPHAWFPDRTNQALADISATGANSVRVVLSNGRLWSRTPESQVASIISQAKARQLITVLEVHDTTGYGEQTAATLSEAVDYWIAIRNALIGQEDYVIINIGNEPFGNGQSASTWLNLHRDAINRLRNAGFTHTLMVDAANWGQDWENIMRNNASSLFNSDPRRNVIFSVHMYEVYPNDTAVNNYMSAFNSMNLPLVVGEFAANHFGSYVDAGSIMARAQQYGFGYLGWSWSGNSSNLSALDVVTNFNAGSLTTWGNLLINNTNGIRNTSRKATIFGGSGSSSSSAGSCGTAPNGYPYCCNASSATGNGWGWENNRSCVVATTSTSCNWYGTSYPICVNTSSGWGWENNRSCIAASTCAAQ; this comes from the coding sequence ATGTCGCTCTTTACCCCTCTATCAGAGACTAACGTCAGGTCACACACCAACACATCCTCTGTATTTTGCCGCCGGATAAAAACACTGGTCGCTGGCCTTACTGCCCTGGGCCTGATGCTGGCCGCTGTATCAGCATCTGCCGGGTTTTATGTGTCCGGCAAACAGCTGCGCGAAGGCAATGGCAACAACTTCATTATGCGCGGCGTTAACCTGCCCCACGCCTGGTTCCCGGATCGCACCAACCAGGCCCTGGCAGATATCTCCGCGACCGGCGCCAATAGTGTGCGGGTGGTATTAAGCAATGGCCGGCTCTGGTCGCGCACCCCCGAGTCACAAGTGGCCAGCATTATCAGCCAGGCCAAGGCACGCCAATTGATTACGGTATTGGAGGTCCATGACACCACCGGTTACGGTGAACAAACCGCTGCCACCCTGAGTGAGGCCGTGGATTACTGGATCGCAATCCGCAATGCGCTGATCGGTCAGGAGGATTACGTGATCATTAATATTGGCAATGAGCCGTTCGGCAACGGCCAGTCGGCCAGCACCTGGCTCAACCTCCACCGCGATGCCATCAACCGCCTGCGCAATGCCGGTTTTACCCACACCCTGATGGTGGACGCCGCCAACTGGGGACAGGACTGGGAAAACATCATGCGCAATAACGCCTCCAGCCTGTTCAATAGCGACCCGCGCCGCAATGTTATTTTCAGTGTGCATATGTACGAGGTGTACCCCAACGACACCGCCGTCAATAATTACATGTCGGCATTTAACAGTATGAATTTACCTTTGGTGGTAGGTGAATTTGCCGCTAACCATTTCGGCAGCTATGTGGATGCCGGCTCCATTATGGCGCGCGCGCAGCAATACGGTTTTGGTTACCTCGGCTGGTCCTGGTCGGGCAACAGCAGCAACTTGTCAGCACTGGATGTGGTCACCAACTTTAATGCAGGCAGCCTTACCACCTGGGGCAACCTGTTGATCAATAACACCAACGGTATTCGCAACACGTCGCGCAAAGCCACCATCTTTGGCGGCAGCGGTAGTTCGAGCAGCAGTGCCGGCAGCTGCGGCACGGCGCCTAACGGTTATCCCTACTGCTGTAACGCTTCCTCTGCAACCGGCAACGGTTGGGGCTGGGAGAACAACCGGAGTTGCGTGGTGGCCACCACCAGTACCAGCTGTAATTGGTATGGCACCAGCTATCCCATCTGTGTGAATACCAGCAGCGGTTGGGGTTGGGAAAATAACCGCAGCTGTATTGCAGCCAGCACCTGCGCAGCGCAGTAA
- a CDS encoding nucleoside permease: MNLAIRLKLSTMMFLEFFIWGAWFVTMGTFLAQAFSATGVQTGMAYNTQAIGAIVAPFIIGLIADRFFAAQKILAVLHILGGVLLWFAASSADFDSFYPYILLYMLLYMPTLALVNSVAFRHLPDPTSQFAQIRVLGTVGWIVAGVVIGNFGWESKNALHYTFQMAAVASFGLGVLSFFLPHTPPAANQGPASLRSILGLDALALLKDTRYLVFFIASILICIPLAFYYQNANLFLNAVGVESAATKMSYGQVSEVLFMLLLPMFIVRFGIKISLLVGMAAWVLRYVLFAYGDAGDQLWMLILGIVLHGICYDFFFVTGQIYTNYKASAQIKSAAQGLITLATYGVGMLIGFTLAGVISDKYTVEGAHAWFNIWIIPAAIALAVMVLFLLSFKDEKVRADQIQH, encoded by the coding sequence ATGAACCTCGCAATTCGGCTCAAACTCTCGACCATGATGTTCCTCGAATTTTTTATCTGGGGCGCCTGGTTCGTCACTATGGGAACATTCCTGGCACAGGCATTCAGCGCGACCGGTGTGCAAACCGGTATGGCCTATAACACCCAGGCCATAGGGGCGATAGTGGCGCCTTTTATTATTGGTTTGATTGCCGACCGTTTTTTTGCGGCGCAAAAAATCCTCGCTGTACTGCATATCCTCGGTGGAGTGTTGCTGTGGTTTGCGGCCAGTTCGGCGGACTTTGATAGCTTTTATCCCTATATCCTGCTGTATATGCTGCTCTACATGCCGACCCTGGCATTGGTGAACTCGGTAGCATTCCGCCATCTGCCTGATCCAACCAGCCAATTTGCGCAGATTCGTGTGCTGGGTACGGTGGGCTGGATTGTCGCGGGGGTGGTGATCGGCAATTTCGGCTGGGAATCGAAAAACGCCTTGCACTATACCTTCCAGATGGCGGCTGTCGCCTCTTTTGGTTTAGGGGTGTTGAGTTTCTTTTTACCGCACACGCCACCGGCGGCGAACCAGGGACCTGCCAGCCTGCGTTCGATCCTCGGGCTGGATGCCCTGGCCCTGCTTAAAGATACCCGCTACCTGGTCTTTTTTATCGCCTCGATTTTGATTTGTATCCCGCTCGCGTTTTACTACCAAAACGCCAACCTGTTTTTAAATGCGGTGGGTGTGGAAAGTGCAGCTACCAAGATGTCCTACGGCCAGGTGTCCGAAGTATTGTTCATGCTGTTGCTGCCGATGTTTATCGTGCGTTTCGGCATCAAGATTTCACTGCTGGTCGGCATGGCTGCCTGGGTATTGCGCTATGTGCTGTTTGCCTATGGCGACGCGGGCGATCAACTGTGGATGCTGATCCTCGGTATTGTGCTGCACGGTATTTGCTATGACTTTTTCTTTGTTACCGGCCAGATCTACACCAACTACAAAGCCAGTGCGCAAATCAAAAGTGCGGCCCAGGGGCTGATCACACTGGCCACCTATGGTGTGGGCATGCTGATTGGCTTTACCCTCGCCGGTGTTATCAGCGACAAATACACCGTTGAGGGTGCCCATGCCTGGTTCAATATCTGGATTATTCCGGCTGCCATTGCCCTGGCGGTGATGGTGTTGTTCCTGCTCAGCTTTAAGGACGAAAAAGTGCGCGCGGACCAGATCCAGCATTAA
- a CDS encoding S-(hydroxymethyl)glutathione dehydrogenase/class III alcohol dehydrogenase, translating to MKSRAAIALAPGKPLELVDIDVEGPKAGEVLVRIVATSVCHTDAYTLSGADPEGVFPAVLGHEGAGIVEAVGPGVTSLAVGDHVIPLYTAECGKCKFCLSGKTNLCGAVRATQGKGLMPDGTTRFSLDGKPLYHYMGTSTFSEYTVLPEVSLARVSKEAPLDKICLLGCGVTTGIGAVINTAKVTPGSTVAVFGLGAIGLAVIQGAQMVKAARIIAIDVNPDKFELARQFGATDFVNPKDHSAPIQQVIVDMTDGGVDYSFECIGNVNVMRSALECCHKGWGESIIIGVAGAGQEISTRPFQLVTGRVWRGSAFGGVKGRSQLPGYVERYMNGEIKIDEFITHDMPFDQINQAFDLLHEGKSIRTVLHY from the coding sequence ATGAAATCCCGTGCCGCCATTGCGCTCGCCCCCGGTAAACCCCTGGAGCTGGTTGATATCGATGTTGAAGGCCCCAAAGCCGGTGAAGTGCTGGTGCGCATAGTCGCGACCAGTGTGTGCCATACCGATGCCTATACCCTGTCGGGGGCTGACCCGGAAGGTGTTTTCCCGGCGGTGCTCGGCCACGAAGGAGCCGGTATTGTCGAAGCCGTGGGGCCGGGGGTGACCAGCCTGGCGGTGGGCGACCATGTGATTCCGCTGTACACCGCTGAGTGTGGCAAGTGCAAATTCTGCCTGTCCGGCAAAACCAACCTCTGTGGTGCGGTGCGTGCAACCCAGGGTAAGGGTCTAATGCCCGATGGCACCACCCGTTTCTCGCTCGATGGCAAACCGCTGTACCACTACATGGGTACCTCGACCTTTTCGGAATATACCGTATTGCCCGAAGTCTCACTGGCCAGGGTATCCAAAGAGGCGCCGCTCGATAAAATCTGCCTGCTCGGCTGTGGGGTTACCACGGGCATAGGCGCGGTGATCAATACGGCGAAAGTCACTCCCGGTTCAACCGTCGCTGTCTTTGGCCTGGGAGCGATTGGCCTGGCGGTGATCCAGGGCGCACAGATGGTGAAGGCCGCACGCATTATCGCGATTGATGTCAATCCCGATAAGTTCGAGCTGGCGCGCCAATTCGGCGCTACGGATTTCGTAAATCCCAAAGATCACAGCGCACCCATCCAGCAGGTAATTGTGGATATGACCGATGGCGGCGTGGACTACTCGTTTGAATGTATCGGCAATGTCAATGTGATGCGCTCTGCGCTGGAGTGCTGCCACAAGGGCTGGGGTGAGTCGATCATCATTGGTGTGGCCGGTGCCGGCCAGGAAATTTCCACGCGCCCCTTCCAGTTGGTCACGGGTCGCGTGTGGCGGGGCTCTGCCTTTGGTGGGGTAAAAGGTCGCAGCCAGTTGCCCGGCTATGTCGAGCGCTATATGAATGGTGAGATCAAAATTGACGAATTTATTACCCACGATATGCCCTTCGACCAAATCAACCAGGCGTTTGATTTGCTGCACGAAGGTAAAAGCATTCGCACCGTTTTGCATTATTAG
- a CDS encoding LysR substrate-binding domain-containing protein, whose protein sequence is MQHWESVEAFIQVIRQGSFAGAARQLQVSNSHVSRLVSQLELQLGTQLLYRTTRQIRLTDAGQVYFDHCCHLFDGLREAELLLHHYRDQPSGLLKITAATTFGDKFIAPVVNDFQLRYPQLKVSMYFSNRQVELIEEGFDVGIRMGVLRESTLVAKRLCDRREYIVGSPAYFRRSPAPQSLAELDSHNCLVGTRGYWLLSDKGQRKDLVVRGNWQANSGPALLDAALKGIGLAQLPDYYVDEFLGDGRLQSVLEQHRYSDTGVWVVYPQQRHLAPKVRLFIDFLVERFAGGISDVLPPP, encoded by the coding sequence ATGCAACATTGGGAAAGCGTCGAAGCCTTTATCCAGGTGATTCGCCAGGGCAGCTTTGCCGGCGCAGCGCGCCAGCTCCAGGTCTCCAACTCCCACGTCAGCCGCCTGGTGAGCCAGTTGGAGCTGCAATTGGGCACCCAATTGCTCTACCGCACCACCCGCCAGATCCGCCTGACCGACGCCGGGCAAGTGTATTTCGACCACTGCTGCCATCTGTTTGATGGCCTGCGCGAAGCAGAGCTGCTGCTCCATCACTACCGCGACCAACCCTCCGGGCTTTTGAAAATTACCGCCGCGACCACCTTTGGCGACAAATTTATCGCGCCAGTGGTCAACGATTTCCAACTGCGCTACCCGCAGCTCAAGGTGAGCATGTATTTCAGCAACCGCCAGGTGGAGTTGATTGAAGAAGGCTTTGATGTGGGCATACGCATGGGGGTATTGCGCGAATCCACCCTGGTGGCCAAACGCCTGTGCGACCGGCGCGAATATATCGTCGGCTCGCCCGCCTATTTCCGGCGCAGTCCGGCACCCCAATCACTCGCGGAACTGGACAGCCACAACTGCCTGGTGGGGACTCGCGGCTATTGGCTCTTGAGCGATAAAGGCCAGCGCAAGGATCTGGTCGTGCGCGGCAACTGGCAGGCCAACTCCGGCCCGGCACTGCTGGATGCAGCCCTCAAAGGCATAGGCCTGGCGCAGTTGCCGGATTATTACGTGGATGAATTCCTCGGCGATGGGCGCTTGCAGTCTGTACTGGAACAACACCGCTATAGCGATACCGGGGTGTGGGTAGTCTATCCGCAACAGCGCCACCTGGCCCCCAAGGTACGACTGTTTATTGATTTCCTGGTGGAGCGTTTTGCGGGAGGAATTAGTGACGTCTTGCCGCCGCCCTGA